A region from the Leptospira neocaledonica genome encodes:
- the cutA gene encoding divalent-cation tolerance protein CutA, whose product MSYRTFYVTTKNETEALEIAETLVNERLVACANLIPGMKSIYRWHGRLEHNQETVLLLKTKDSQAEKVVARISELHSYTVPCIVSWEIKEANQKYLQWIDSEIGK is encoded by the coding sequence ATGAGCTATCGAACTTTTTACGTCACCACAAAGAACGAAACCGAGGCTTTGGAAATTGCGGAAACTTTAGTGAACGAAAGACTGGTTGCCTGCGCCAATCTAATCCCTGGGATGAAATCTATTTATAGATGGCATGGAAGATTAGAGCACAACCAGGAAACGGTTCTTTTGTTAAAAACCAAAGATTCCCAGGCGGAAAAAGTCGTAGCAAGAATTTCGGAACTACATAGTTACACAGTCCCTTGTATCGTTTCCTGGGAAATCAAAGAGGCGAACCAAAAGTATTTGCAATGGATAGATTCGGAAATCGGAAAATAA
- a CDS encoding OmpA family protein → MAVFSLNILERGPFFGILSKFLGEVFETKSMAFRGLLILFFFIPSYIFSESPVLFRWKMKSGDDLELNEYHRVKARQGVRVIHREDKNRILLKALSCKKEGCDFSAIFDTYIKFPELDPAFYKDKTFKSKFHISETGQYTVPTEYSMPNLRSLPSFSSKEVGVGEEWNKPASESFQFPTARIEIPVLAKYIYQGRADWEYAGKKGNADLIEYNYNLMKESDPIAQNIPYKIYGFAKGKVFFDSELGVPQYKYVQLAYTFVFPNGVAQEMSFEIHGVYSKQNSITENDKDKIAEEVKRILGPFPEGSTYPKKKPNSKKGNGLEWPEWEGNPEEEVADRAPVEIRKSNEGVVLSLDNLLFDYNKSELKPEAKKVLERIADVLKKYPDREIRIGGHTDDKGSQEYNLKLSQDRALSVLQELRDSHGIEETRMSYRGYGKSQPVAENSTDSGRAKNRRVDITIVLD, encoded by the coding sequence ATGGCCGTTTTTAGTCTAAATATCCTGGAAAGAGGTCCGTTTTTTGGGATTCTTTCTAAGTTTTTGGGAGAAGTTTTCGAAACTAAAAGTATGGCATTCAGAGGGCTCCTCATACTATTCTTCTTTATACCCTCTTATATATTTTCCGAAAGTCCGGTATTATTCCGATGGAAAATGAAATCCGGAGACGATCTGGAATTGAACGAATACCATAGAGTAAAAGCGAGACAAGGTGTTCGAGTTATTCATAGGGAGGATAAGAATCGAATTTTACTTAAGGCCCTATCTTGTAAGAAGGAAGGCTGCGATTTTTCCGCAATATTCGATACTTATATTAAATTTCCTGAATTAGATCCTGCATTCTATAAAGACAAAACTTTCAAGAGCAAATTCCATATTTCTGAAACAGGACAGTATACGGTTCCTACAGAATACAGTATGCCCAATCTTAGATCGTTACCTAGCTTTTCATCCAAAGAAGTTGGTGTGGGGGAAGAATGGAACAAACCTGCTTCTGAAAGTTTTCAGTTTCCGACTGCCAGGATAGAAATCCCCGTCCTGGCGAAATATATTTACCAAGGAAGAGCAGACTGGGAATACGCCGGAAAAAAAGGGAATGCAGATCTGATCGAATATAATTATAATTTAATGAAAGAATCCGATCCAATTGCTCAGAATATTCCTTACAAAATTTACGGTTTTGCAAAAGGAAAAGTATTTTTCGATTCCGAACTAGGCGTTCCCCAATACAAATATGTGCAACTCGCTTATACATTCGTTTTCCCGAATGGGGTCGCACAAGAGATGTCTTTCGAGATTCATGGAGTTTATTCCAAACAAAACTCAATTACCGAGAACGATAAGGATAAAATTGCTGAAGAAGTCAAAAGGATCCTAGGACCTTTTCCGGAAGGAAGTACTTATCCTAAAAAGAAACCTAATAGTAAAAAAGGTAATGGATTAGAATGGCCTGAATGGGAAGGAAACCCGGAAGAAGAAGTTGCAGATCGCGCTCCTGTCGAGATCAGAAAATCGAACGAGGGTGTTGTACTGTCTTTAGATAATCTTCTTTTTGATTATAATAAATCCGAATTAAAACCTGAAGCCAAAAAGGTTTTAGAAAGGATTGCCGACGTCCTAAAAAAATATCCTGATAGAGAGATTCGGATCGGTGGACACACGGACGATAAAGGAAGCCAAGAATATAATCTAAAACTTTCCCAAGACAGAGCATTGTCAGTTCTCCAAGAGTTAAGAGATTCTCATGGAATAGAAGAAACCAGAATGTCTTATAGAGGTTACGGAAAGTCTCAACCTGTTGCGGAAAATTCTACAGATTCAGGTAGGGCTAAAAACCGAAGAGTGGATATTACCATTGTTTTAGACTAA
- a CDS encoding acyl-CoA dehydrogenase family protein: protein MDFALSDDQKALRGLARDFAKNEIRPKAEHHDKTGEYPLQILKKAWEIGLMNIHIPEKYNGAGMTELDDSIIGEELFWGCSAMATAILANNLALAPVLIGASDEVLKKWVQPMTEQFQLCAYAVTEPGAGSDVAGIRTTARKVGDEYIINGSKMWITNAGYADWFFVLTKTDSAAGHKGITGFIVSSKTPGVIVGKKELNMGQRCSDTRGITFEEVKVHKSQMIGKEGDGFKIAMGAFDHTRPGVATGAVGVARAAMEHALEYAKTRTAFGKPIIENQAISFMIAEMARDIEAGRLLCHQAAWLIDNGFRNTYQASIAKAFCADACMRITTDAVQVLGGYGFNSEYPVEKLMRDAKIFQIYEGTSQIQRLIISRYLTEGKGIEGPNL from the coding sequence ATGGATTTCGCTCTTTCAGACGATCAAAAAGCGCTTAGAGGTCTTGCCAGAGATTTTGCAAAAAATGAGATCCGCCCAAAAGCGGAACATCACGATAAAACGGGAGAATACCCGCTTCAGATCTTGAAAAAGGCCTGGGAAATCGGCTTAATGAATATCCACATTCCGGAAAAGTATAACGGAGCCGGAATGACTGAGTTAGATGATTCAATCATAGGAGAGGAATTATTCTGGGGTTGTTCCGCAATGGCAACCGCGATCCTTGCGAATAACTTGGCACTGGCACCGGTGCTTATTGGAGCAAGTGATGAGGTACTAAAAAAATGGGTCCAACCGATGACCGAACAATTCCAACTCTGTGCTTATGCCGTTACTGAACCGGGCGCAGGTTCCGACGTTGCAGGGATCCGCACTACTGCAAGAAAAGTTGGAGACGAATACATCATCAACGGTTCCAAGATGTGGATCACTAACGCAGGTTATGCGGATTGGTTCTTCGTTCTTACTAAAACTGATTCAGCTGCTGGTCATAAAGGTATCACTGGATTTATCGTTAGTTCCAAAACTCCAGGTGTGATCGTTGGCAAAAAAGAATTGAATATGGGACAAAGATGTTCCGACACAAGAGGGATCACTTTCGAAGAAGTGAAAGTCCACAAAAGCCAAATGATCGGTAAAGAAGGCGATGGCTTTAAGATTGCGATGGGTGCATTCGATCATACTCGCCCCGGAGTTGCGACAGGAGCGGTTGGTGTTGCAAGAGCTGCCATGGAACATGCATTAGAATATGCTAAAACTAGAACCGCATTCGGCAAACCTATCATTGAGAACCAAGCTATTTCCTTCATGATCGCTGAGATGGCGAGAGATATCGAAGCAGGAAGACTTCTGTGCCACCAAGCAGCTTGGTTGATCGACAACGGTTTCAGAAATACTTACCAAGCTTCTATCGCTAAAGCATTCTGCGCAGATGCTTGTATGAGAATTACTACTGACGCAGTCCAGGTTTTAGGTGGTTACGGTTTTAACTCCGAATATCCTGTAGAAAAACTCATGAGAGACGCGAAAATTTTCCAAATTTACGAGGGTACTTCTCAAATCCAAAGATTGATTATCTCTCGTTACCTGACAGAAGGTAAAGGGATAGAAGGACCGAACCTCTGA
- a CDS encoding anthranilate synthase component II — protein MILLVDNYDSFTYNLYQYFSQIGNKVEVFRNDKIDLSEIKRLAPKGIILSPGPGRPEDSGVCIDILKELAGQLPILGVCLGHQAIGLVHGGKIVNAPNIMHGKVSLIEHDGKDIYKSLPSPFLATRYHSLVIQPESLPDVLEVSSKTEDGIIMGVRHKTKPHLYGVQFHPESIMTQNGLELVRNFSRIVSEA, from the coding sequence ATGATCCTTCTCGTAGACAATTACGATTCTTTTACATACAATCTGTATCAGTATTTTTCACAGATCGGTAATAAGGTAGAAGTTTTCCGCAACGATAAGATAGATCTGAGTGAGATCAAAAGACTCGCTCCGAAAGGGATCATATTAAGTCCAGGCCCAGGACGTCCTGAAGATTCAGGAGTTTGTATCGATATTTTAAAAGAATTAGCAGGACAGCTTCCGATCTTAGGTGTATGTTTAGGTCACCAAGCTATAGGACTAGTCCATGGCGGAAAGATCGTAAACGCTCCCAATATCATGCACGGAAAAGTAAGCCTGATCGAACACGATGGTAAAGATATCTATAAATCCTTGCCTTCTCCTTTTTTAGCTACCAGATATCATTCTCTTGTAATTCAACCTGAAAGTCTTCCGGATGTATTGGAAGTTTCCTCTAAAACGGAAGACGGTATTATTATGGGAGTGCGTCATAAGACAAAACCTCATTTATATGGAGTTCAATTTCATCCGGAGTCTATCATGACTCAAAACGGATTGGAACTAGTGAGAAACTTTTCTCGAATCGTGTCAGAAGCATAA
- a CDS encoding patatin-like phospholipase family protein, which yields MASKKSPNLIFKKSYDALALNSAFFGFYAHSGFSLGLKEIGFKPAAIAGSSSGALVGSLVAAGLPPEEITRFILTLKKSDFWDGNFFSQFLKPFRKGLKNYSGILSGKKIRTLLDPYLGGKDISEMPIKMGIAVSNLTKGIRELKTEGNIVDMIMASMTFPILFEIPNLKGEEFLDGGVADAEPIKEFILDPSIKRIVIHDIENRKPVSDKVLMRAFDSCVSVIASETRDLKELLAKKYGKKIIRVVTNTPYLHPNKMENGRLALELGRRSAHFMKSQILGT from the coding sequence ATGGCTTCCAAAAAATCGCCGAATCTTATCTTTAAAAAATCGTATGACGCATTGGCTTTGAATTCCGCATTTTTCGGTTTTTATGCTCACTCAGGTTTTTCTCTGGGCCTCAAAGAAATCGGCTTTAAACCGGCAGCGATCGCAGGCTCTAGTTCTGGAGCATTAGTTGGTTCATTAGTCGCTGCGGGACTTCCCCCGGAAGAGATCACAAGATTCATCCTTACTTTGAAAAAAAGCGATTTCTGGGACGGAAATTTTTTCAGCCAATTCTTAAAACCGTTCAGAAAAGGACTTAAAAATTATTCAGGTATTCTTTCCGGAAAAAAGATCCGGACCTTATTAGATCCTTATTTGGGCGGAAAGGATATTTCGGAGATGCCTATCAAGATGGGAATTGCAGTTTCTAATCTTACCAAAGGTATCAGAGAATTAAAGACCGAAGGAAATATCGTAGATATGATCATGGCCTCCATGACATTCCCTATTCTTTTCGAAATCCCGAATCTAAAAGGAGAAGAATTTTTGGACGGCGGTGTTGCGGATGCAGAGCCGATCAAAGAATTTATTTTGGATCCGAGTATCAAAAGGATCGTGATCCACGATATTGAGAACCGCAAACCTGTTTCGGATAAAGTTTTGATGAGAGCATTCGATTCTTGCGTGAGTGTGATCGCAAGCGAGACCAGAGATTTAAAAGAACTACTAGCGAAAAAATACGGTAAAAAAATTATTAGAGTGGTGACCAATACTCCTTATCTTCATCCGAATAAAATGGAAAACGGAAGATTGGCGTTGGAGTTAGGAAGAAGGTCCGCTCATTTTATGAAGTCCCAAATTTTAGGAACCTAA
- a CDS encoding sulfatase — translation MISFGSKLSRILIPFLLCYLLQDCRQIFPGSFSKEEETIIPVWDGLRSLKKIGSVCRGNSEEAIRKISYHYKKNPSRYSELPLHEKWRNTQLTILKDKQTLLNESRDSLLLFENGGCNISSEFIIPGAKLYDLQNVILDFSTTALSSSGENIPSSGKLIVKLGESIVFSEELQSQGREWVDHKIRIPESLSKFLEQNPTITWDFEWIPKNQNDLLFVGQPTLYASVADSKLWGPKENVILIVIDALRPDRLGFGGSPVPTSPYLDELASNSIVFENAFSNGNWTKPSMISFFTSKIASELGLGNAWFYSSNLHRKIFYSKKPETLPNHLRSKGYLTASLMNNVFLLDYTGVGVDLGFHKLFQPGKDKDDTELILAESIKFLKENKDRRFFLHININTPHYPYLPERKYMDILANKTDPKIWNSYDPYVRKYMAEILYTDEVIGKILEEAKKTGAFDKSWIAIVADHGELQSMEHYYHHHFVAENLHAHGETHYDEELKVPWIIHPPASAKSNIEKRIFSEQVSLLSLFPTLAGVLGLPCDPNSCNGNDYSKTIYGEEGPQTENFVYSEGRFSESIRTKEYKLIRRYPGYDFVRRTKEGEPHKMPEEFYSLVSDPGELQNLSAGNSPLLTKARQELDSHSLKKNIFKLRLPACEKECTRRLEVAIQAGIYKIQSDTPFIENRLETKSASLTVKQTPGRESILSFYTVEPVFGFRLSITKDGKPEDYKSGKWGILSEASSKIYRDSPESIASAKLPYEFKTSKLPYFYNDAGLSGNSESSEQAALGKEVRKVLESWGYIHE, via the coding sequence ATGATTTCTTTTGGTTCCAAACTTTCTAGAATATTGATCCCGTTCCTGCTATGTTACCTTTTGCAGGATTGTAGGCAAATTTTTCCAGGTTCGTTTTCAAAAGAAGAAGAGACCATAATTCCTGTTTGGGACGGGCTTCGTTCTTTAAAAAAAATCGGAAGTGTTTGCAGAGGAAATTCGGAAGAAGCAATCCGAAAGATCTCCTACCATTATAAAAAAAATCCATCCCGTTATTCGGAACTCCCTCTTCATGAAAAATGGAGAAACACTCAGCTCACAATTTTAAAAGATAAACAAACTCTTCTCAATGAATCCAGAGATAGTTTGTTACTTTTCGAAAACGGGGGTTGCAATATTTCTTCCGAGTTTATCATCCCAGGGGCAAAACTTTACGATCTACAAAATGTTATTTTAGATTTTTCCACCACTGCGTTATCTTCCTCGGGAGAGAATATTCCAAGCTCCGGAAAATTGATTGTGAAGTTGGGAGAATCTATCGTATTCTCCGAAGAATTACAAAGCCAAGGAAGAGAATGGGTCGATCATAAGATCAGGATCCCGGAATCACTTTCCAAATTTCTGGAACAAAATCCTACCATTACTTGGGACTTTGAATGGATCCCTAAAAATCAGAACGATCTTTTATTTGTAGGACAACCTACATTATATGCTTCTGTAGCCGATTCTAAACTTTGGGGACCTAAAGAAAACGTAATATTGATCGTGATAGACGCACTTAGACCGGATCGTTTGGGATTTGGCGGCTCACCTGTTCCTACCAGTCCTTACTTGGATGAGCTCGCTTCCAATTCTATCGTTTTTGAAAATGCCTTCTCTAACGGAAACTGGACTAAGCCAAGTATGATTTCCTTTTTTACTTCTAAGATCGCATCCGAATTAGGTCTTGGGAATGCATGGTTTTATTCTAGCAATCTACATCGAAAAATATTCTATTCTAAAAAGCCGGAAACACTTCCGAACCATCTCAGATCAAAAGGTTATCTGACGGCAAGTCTTATGAATAATGTCTTTCTACTGGATTATACAGGAGTGGGAGTAGATCTAGGATTTCATAAATTATTCCAGCCCGGTAAGGACAAAGATGATACTGAACTCATACTTGCAGAATCTATAAAGTTCTTAAAAGAAAATAAAGACCGAAGATTTTTCCTGCATATAAACATCAACACTCCTCATTATCCTTACTTGCCGGAAAGAAAGTATATGGATATTCTGGCAAATAAGACAGATCCGAAAATTTGGAACAGTTATGATCCTTATGTAAGAAAGTATATGGCAGAGATCTTATATACTGACGAGGTTATAGGTAAAATTTTAGAAGAAGCCAAGAAGACGGGAGCCTTCGATAAATCCTGGATTGCTATAGTAGCGGACCACGGAGAATTACAATCCATGGAACATTATTATCATCATCATTTCGTGGCAGAAAATTTACATGCTCATGGAGAAACTCATTACGACGAAGAGCTTAAGGTTCCCTGGATCATCCATCCTCCTGCATCAGCAAAATCGAATATCGAAAAAAGAATTTTTTCGGAACAGGTTTCCTTACTTTCTCTCTTCCCCACTTTAGCAGGGGTATTGGGGCTACCTTGCGATCCGAATTCTTGCAATGGAAATGATTACTCTAAGACAATATATGGAGAAGAAGGTCCGCAGACGGAAAACTTCGTATATTCAGAAGGTAGATTTTCAGAATCTATTCGGACCAAAGAATACAAACTCATTCGTAGATATCCAGGGTATGATTTTGTAAGAAGGACCAAAGAGGGAGAGCCCCATAAGATGCCCGAGGAATTCTATTCCTTGGTTTCAGATCCCGGAGAATTACAAAATCTTTCAGCTGGCAATTCGCCACTTCTAACCAAAGCAAGACAAGAATTGGATTCACATAGTTTAAAAAAGAATATTTTCAAACTCAGATTGCCTGCCTGCGAAAAAGAATGCACTCGTAGGTTAGAGGTCGCAATTCAAGCAGGGATTTATAAGATACAATCGGATACTCCATTTATCGAAAATAGATTAGAAACAAAATCCGCCTCCCTCACAGTCAAACAAACACCGGGAAGAGAAAGTATTCTCTCATTTTATACAGTAGAACCTGTTTTTGGATTCCGTTTGTCCATTACCAAAGATGGAAAACCGGAAGATTATAAATCCGGAAAATGGGGAATTCTATCGGAAGCGAGTTCTAAAATTTACAGGGATTCTCCTGAATCTATTGCTTCTGCAAAACTTCCTTACGAATTCAAAACTTCTAAGCTACCATATTTTTATAATGATGCAGGACTCTCCGGAAATTCGGAATCCTCGGAGCAGGCTGCTTTAGGAAAAGAAGTTCGAAAAGTGTTGGAAAGTTGGGGTTATATTCACGAATAA
- the trpE gene encoding anthranilate synthase component I, with product METPVSLFAKWGGTEAKHSFLLESVEGGENVGRNSFLGKDPYRLLYGKNGLFYVSKRKEPETEIITYDPLFLLEYSMGDDKYVPDHRLPSFQGGAVGFLSFGAVRYYENIPDTKPEDEPAPDAYFALYDEVLVVDHVDRLLRIVVNARLSEYEDPKACYEATLERIDAIEKEIREGELPGWVKHPLESKEKLEYTPNIPDEDYKKAVQKAKEYIYAGDIFQVVPSRKLEFRPGVPPFQVYRGLRTVNPSPYMYFLKLDDISLVGSSPEIMVKCKDRKTYLRPIAGTRPRGANPEADRLLEENLLADPKEIAEHIMLVDLGRNDLGRVCEAGSVRVEDFKIIEKYSHVMHIVSQCSGILEEGKSVYDLLRATLPAGTVSGAPKIRAMEIIDELERTRRGIYSGALGYISYQGDTDMAIVIRTISFYGEKAFVQAGGGVVYDSSPEGELEETKNKMAALLRAVDFARNGLKGEWNR from the coding sequence TTGGAAACTCCGGTGTCCCTCTTTGCAAAATGGGGAGGCACCGAGGCCAAACATTCTTTTCTTCTAGAATCAGTAGAAGGTGGAGAGAATGTTGGTAGGAATTCCTTCTTAGGAAAAGATCCCTATAGATTGCTCTACGGTAAGAACGGTCTATTCTATGTTTCCAAAAGAAAAGAACCTGAAACTGAAATTATCACATACGATCCGTTATTCCTTTTGGAATATTCCATGGGAGATGACAAATACGTTCCGGATCATAGGCTTCCTTCTTTCCAAGGAGGGGCAGTAGGTTTTCTCTCCTTTGGCGCTGTACGTTATTATGAAAATATTCCGGATACTAAACCGGAAGATGAACCGGCTCCTGACGCATACTTTGCGTTATACGACGAGGTTCTTGTAGTAGATCATGTGGATCGTCTTTTGAGGATCGTCGTAAATGCTCGCCTTTCCGAATACGAAGATCCTAAAGCTTGTTACGAAGCTACATTAGAAAGAATTGATGCAATTGAAAAAGAGATCAGAGAAGGAGAACTTCCTGGTTGGGTCAAACATCCGTTAGAATCTAAAGAGAAATTAGAATACACTCCTAATATTCCTGACGAAGATTATAAAAAAGCAGTTCAGAAAGCGAAGGAATATATTTACGCGGGAGATATCTTCCAGGTAGTTCCTTCCAGAAAGTTGGAATTCCGACCAGGTGTTCCTCCTTTCCAAGTATATCGCGGATTAAGAACAGTAAATCCAAGTCCTTATATGTATTTCCTCAAGTTGGATGATATTTCCTTGGTGGGATCTTCTCCTGAAATTATGGTAAAATGTAAGGATAGAAAAACTTACTTAAGACCAATCGCAGGAACAAGACCAAGAGGGGCAAATCCAGAAGCGGACAGGCTTTTAGAAGAGAATCTTTTAGCAGATCCTAAAGAAATCGCAGAACATATCATGCTCGTAGACCTAGGAAGAAATGACTTAGGTAGAGTTTGCGAAGCAGGAAGTGTTCGTGTAGAAGATTTTAAAATTATAGAAAAATATTCCCACGTTATGCATATCGTGAGCCAATGTTCCGGTATTCTAGAAGAAGGAAAATCGGTTTACGATCTTCTTCGAGCGACTCTTCCTGCAGGAACAGTTTCAGGTGCACCTAAGATCAGAGCTATGGAAATCATAGACGAGTTAGAAAGAACCAGAAGAGGGATTTATTCGGGAGCCTTAGGTTATATTTCTTACCAAGGAGATACGGACATGGCGATCGTGATCCGCACTATCTCTTTTTACGGAGAGAAGGCGTTTGTCCAAGCAGGTGGTGGAGTGGTTTATGATTCTTCCCCCGAAGGCGAATTAGAAGAGACCAAAAACAAAATGGCTGCATTACTCCGAGCTGTTGACTTCGCAAGAAACGGATTGAAAGGAGAATGGAATAGATGA
- a CDS encoding helix-turn-helix domain-containing protein — protein MLLSVACLLRPEKSAGLKILSLLSFCVSIQFLYVYFLLKGIYFEPSFLNHLHIPFAWFLGPGMYSLYSVTVREEKFTPFERSFYLPGILLLIVFPILYLVLPQIFWSRPVDFFEKGSTSWSDVLLLGAYSANLVFYSSIVWQTRAAFQLERLKKDAGARILLFVIIGSGSVTSILVISYLIRDINLLFISVLSTVIYAVAGYLAQIYAPEVFSEMGPSMRDAYRNSRLEGVDTTDLENRLESLMTKEKLYLQEDLSLSTLSNQLDIKPYQLSEFLNQRKGTNFSKFVNGFRVAEAVRILQKEEGANILSVAYRSGFNSKATFNLAFKSIKGVSPREYLRKSKVS, from the coding sequence ATGCTTCTTTCAGTGGCATGCCTACTCCGACCGGAAAAATCTGCCGGCTTAAAGATTTTATCTCTATTATCTTTTTGTGTTTCTATCCAGTTCTTATATGTTTATTTTCTTTTAAAGGGGATTTATTTCGAACCTTCGTTTTTAAATCATCTTCATATTCCATTCGCTTGGTTTTTAGGACCGGGAATGTATAGTTTATATTCCGTCACTGTCCGAGAGGAGAAGTTCACACCTTTCGAGAGAAGTTTTTATCTTCCAGGAATACTTCTTCTTATAGTATTCCCTATTCTATATTTAGTTTTACCTCAAATCTTTTGGAGCCGTCCTGTAGATTTTTTTGAGAAGGGCTCCACAAGTTGGTCGGATGTCCTACTGTTAGGCGCGTATTCGGCTAATTTGGTTTTTTATTCTTCTATTGTTTGGCAAACAAGAGCAGCATTTCAATTGGAAAGACTTAAAAAAGATGCCGGTGCAAGGATACTTCTGTTCGTTATAATCGGAAGCGGAAGTGTAACTTCTATCTTAGTCATTTCCTATTTAATCAGAGATATTAACTTACTATTCATTTCAGTTTTAAGCACAGTGATCTATGCAGTCGCAGGTTATCTGGCCCAAATTTATGCTCCGGAAGTTTTCAGTGAAATGGGGCCTTCCATGAGAGACGCGTATCGTAATTCCAGATTAGAAGGTGTGGATACTACCGATCTGGAAAATCGTTTAGAAAGTTTGATGACAAAAGAAAAATTGTATCTACAGGAAGATCTTTCTCTTTCTACACTATCCAATCAGTTAGATATCAAACCATATCAACTTTCAGAATTTCTAAACCAGAGAAAAGGAACTAACTTTTCAAAGTTTGTAAACGGTTTCCGAGTCGCAGAAGCAGTTCGTATATTACAAAAAGAAGAAGGAGCCAATATCCTTTCCGTCGCTTATAGATCCGGTTTCAATTCCAAGGCGACTTTTAATCTTGCATTCAAATCTATAAAAGGTGTTTCTCCTAGAGAGTATCTTCGAAAATCCAAAGTCTCCTAA
- a CDS encoding alpha/beta fold hydrolase, protein MLIVGGSFYSCKSDSSQNAEAAALLASLDPSLAQAAGNKGVSELEDSSGDIQNAFAQESDGSFTFDNTIKVTANDGVVLEASLFTPSIPSPTGKYPTVIFVNSWALNKYEYLVPAAKLAKKGYIVLSYSTRGFGASGGLIDTAGPKDRADLSKIIDWLLANTQTDSANIGISGISYGAGISLAGVSTEPRIKTAVAMSGWGNLKRSLYGNDTPRLIWGLLLVASSYITGRPDPIIAQNFGKLLQHTDIDSVTTWAADRSPETFVGQLNASAGKSVMISNNFEDFLFNPNAVLDYYAKITVPKKLLMNEGIHASAEIGGILGFSGTVWDNAYDWFDYWLKGINNGIMDKPQVTFQKRFAGPRVTLPSWPSPTVSDKTFYLKPRGLFTNGEIGTSQNTTVTNTGILSGADTAASTGFPLLSDILAAHAEIPVTTNLGLVSRVNGIVYQSSNLSSTLKIRGKMFWNGRISSSLGKANVNVYFYDVDKYGTATLITHGTGTIFDAGWYETKDMSIDLNAVAYDVPAGNKIAIAIDTFDSQYAVPTVLIYGLDVKHSKTPQSTLVIQSEN, encoded by the coding sequence ATGCTGATCGTAGGAGGATCATTTTACTCTTGTAAAAGTGATTCTTCTCAAAATGCGGAAGCTGCAGCTCTCTTAGCTTCCTTAGATCCAAGCCTGGCTCAAGCAGCCGGAAACAAAGGAGTTTCCGAGTTAGAAGATTCCAGCGGCGATATCCAAAACGCATTCGCGCAGGAGAGCGACGGAAGTTTCACTTTCGATAATACGATAAAGGTAACTGCAAACGATGGAGTTGTGTTAGAAGCTAGCCTTTTCACACCTTCTATCCCTTCCCCTACTGGAAAATATCCAACGGTTATTTTCGTAAACAGTTGGGCGTTGAACAAATACGAGTATCTGGTTCCTGCCGCGAAACTTGCTAAAAAGGGATATATTGTCCTCTCTTATAGCACAAGAGGTTTCGGAGCTTCCGGAGGACTCATTGATACTGCCGGCCCAAAAGATAGAGCTGACTTAAGCAAAATTATCGATTGGCTGCTTGCAAACACTCAAACCGATTCTGCAAATATCGGTATTTCAGGTATCTCTTACGGTGCCGGAATTTCTTTAGCAGGAGTGAGCACTGAACCTAGAATTAAAACTGCTGTCGCAATGAGTGGTTGGGGAAATCTGAAACGTTCCCTCTATGGTAACGATACTCCTAGATTGATCTGGGGATTATTACTGGTTGCTTCTAGTTATATCACAGGAAGACCTGATCCGATCATCGCACAGAATTTCGGAAAACTTCTACAACATACGGATATTGACTCTGTGACCACATGGGCAGCAGATCGTTCTCCTGAAACTTTTGTAGGACAATTGAATGCTTCTGCAGGTAAGTCTGTAATGATCTCGAATAACTTCGAGGACTTCTTATTTAATCCAAACGCGGTTTTAGATTATTATGCTAAGATCACTGTTCCTAAAAAACTTTTGATGAATGAAGGAATTCATGCTTCCGCAGAAATCGGCGGCATCCTCGGTTTTTCCGGTACAGTTTGGGATAACGCATACGATTGGTTCGATTATTGGTTGAAAGGGATCAATAACGGTATCATGGACAAACCTCAGGTTACTTTCCAAAAACGTTTTGCAGGTCCTAGGGTAACTCTTCCTTCTTGGCCTTCTCCTACTGTTTCCGATAAAACTTTTTATCTGAAACCTAGAGGTCTATTCACGAATGGAGAGATCGGAACCAGCCAAAACACTACTGTTACTAACACAGGAATTCTTTCCGGAGCAGATACTGCTGCAAGCACTGGATTTCCTTTGCTTTCGGATATTCTCGCTGCCCATGCTGAGATTCCTGTAACGACCAATTTAGGTTTAGTAAGTAGAGTGAACGGTATTGTTTACCAATCTTCTAATTTAAGCTCTACACTTAAGATCAGAGGTAAAATGTTCTGGAACGGAAGGATCTCTTCCAGCCTAGGAAAGGCTAATGTGAACGTTTATTTCTACGATGTAGACAAATATGGCACCGCTACCTTGATCACTCATGGTACCGGAACTATTTTCGACGCGGGATGGTATGAAACAAAAGATATGTCTATCGATCTAAATGCGGTAGCTTATGATGTTCCTGCGGGAAATAAGATCGCGATTGCAATCGATACTTTCGATTCTCAATACGCGGTGCCTACTGTGCTGATTTATGGTCTGGATGTGAAACACTCCAAAACCCCACAATCCACTTTAGTAATCCAATCGGAGAATTAA